The Candidatus Lokiarchaeota archaeon genome window below encodes:
- a CDS encoding aminotransferase class I/II-fold pyridoxal phosphate-dependent enzyme — MLIPIAKPIIDEAEIQAVREVLESGMLAEGEVSRKLEREFASYIGVKHASVATNGTAALITALEAMDIEPGDEVITSPFTFIASANSIALVGGVPIFVDIDPTTYNLDPRLIEDAITERTKAIMPVHIFGMPCNMREIMAIAEDYDLMVIEDACQAHGARIDGKQVGTFGDISAFSFYATKNMMTGEGGMIVTDNEDLMDRVLMIKNHGRGKEGGYSHYRIGYNHRMMDLVSAIGREQLKRLPEIVKSRRKNAELYDEIFSQFSEITPQHEPEGFESAYHVYAPRLESEKLTRDEMIAELRDAEVGSRSVYALPCHLQGTYQRIDEWRWAEYVTYPDYSSLELPHSVAVGDDHFEVPVHPGVKESDIDHIEDVIEEALS; from the coding sequence ATCTTGATTCCTATTGCGAAACCGATTATAGACGAAGCAGAAATCCAAGCTGTTCGTGAAGTGCTTGAGTCTGGAATGCTTGCCGAAGGCGAGGTGTCAAGGAAGCTAGAGCGAGAGTTTGCTTCTTACATCGGCGTGAAGCACGCATCAGTAGCGACAAATGGTACTGCAGCACTGATAACAGCACTTGAAGCAATGGACATTGAGCCGGGTGATGAAGTGATAACTTCTCCTTTCACATTCATCGCGTCGGCTAATTCAATTGCACTTGTGGGCGGTGTTCCTATCTTTGTGGACATAGATCCAACAACCTACAATCTTGATCCCCGTCTTATTGAAGATGCAATTACGGAGCGCACCAAGGCGATTATGCCAGTTCACATTTTTGGAATGCCTTGCAACATGAGAGAAATAATGGCTATTGCTGAGGATTATGATTTGATGGTCATTGAAGATGCATGTCAGGCTCATGGTGCGAGAATTGACGGTAAGCAAGTAGGAACCTTTGGAGATATCTCCGCTTTCAGTTTCTATGCAACGAAGAATATGATGACTGGAGAAGGTGGCATGATTGTAACCGACAATGAAGATCTTATGGATCGCGTTCTTATGATAAAGAATCATGGCCGCGGAAAAGAGGGTGGATACAGTCATTATAGAATAGGATACAATCATAGAATGATGGACTTGGTCTCTGCTATTGGGAGAGAACAACTGAAACGATTACCCGAAATTGTCAAGTCAAGAAGGAAAAATGCAGAACTGTATGACGAGATTTTCTCACAATTCAGTGAAATCACGCCACAACATGAACCAGAAGGTTTCGAATCAGCCTATCATGTATATGCGCCGCGGCTCGAATCAGAGAAATTGACTAGAGATGAAATGATTGCTGAGCTGAGAGACGCAGAAGTGGGGTCAAGGTCTGTTTATGCACTCCCCTGTCATTTGCAGGGAACCTATCAGAGAATAGATGAGTGGCGCTGGGCGGAATATGTCACATATCCTGATTATAGCTCCTTAGAACTACCGCACTCTGTCGCAGTAGGTGATGATCATTTCGAAGTACCGGTACATCCGGGCGTCAA
- a CDS encoding DUF2085 domain-containing protein, whose amino-acid sequence MGSDDSDGTTNIPSRLLESSEPSRLNEIKESMHVMLSHHPPSLYGHCLRVSAFGHSLYLCARCAGIYGGLLIGIAFLFLTSVPLTPPWFWFLLAVGLGMATVTDWVTQRLTYRKTTNDVRALSGFISGLGLSIIFMLANFFYMLFALVIMSITIAGVSVLEKQRKENH is encoded by the coding sequence TTGGGTAGCGATGATAGTGACGGAACTACTAATATTCCCTCGAGGTTATTAGAGTCATCCGAGCCGAGTAGATTAAACGAGATAAAGGAAAGCATGCACGTAATGCTTTCTCACCATCCACCGTCTCTTTATGGCCACTGTCTTCGTGTGTCAGCATTTGGGCATTCTCTCTACCTTTGTGCTAGGTGCGCTGGCATATATGGGGGTCTTCTAATTGGTATCGCATTCTTATTCCTAACATCCGTACCACTGACACCGCCGTGGTTTTGGTTTCTTCTCGCTGTGGGTTTGGGAATGGCTACTGTTACGGATTGGGTAACACAGCGTCTGACTTACAGGAAGACAACCAATGATGTTAGAGCACTATCCGGATTCATCAGCGGACTTGGCCTTTCAATCATATTCATGCTGGCGAATTTCTTCTACATGCTTTTCGCTTTGGTTATCATGAGCATTACTATCGCTGGAGTTTCGGTTCTTGAGAAGCAGCGGAAAGAGAATCATTAG